A genomic stretch from Chitinophaga agri includes:
- a CDS encoding heavy metal translocating P-type ATPase — MNNKTSANNIETHHEHRIIANNRTHDHDEDGHDGHDHGAAGGSSSIREHIDLIAALAILVVVLILEYGFNITFSQPVSLTINLAAYLLSGWKVLRMAWRKATRGDVFNEFVLMSVATIGAFIIKEYPEGVAVMVFYSIGEWFQDAAVNRAKANIKKMLDIRPEEVTVIREGKAEMIHPSAIAINEKIQVKPGEKVALDGLLLSDSASFNTAALTGESKPDTKYKGDPVLAGMVNLNTVVEITVTTLFRDSKLSQILDMVRDATARKSETQLFISRFAKIYTPIVFFLALAVAVLPVFFVESYVFQTWFYRALVFLVISCPCGLVVSIPLGYFGGIGLAARNGILLKGGNFLDALTKVDTIVMDKTGTLTKGVFKVRKVVAAGMSETELVKLIAALESASTHPIARAIVEYAGDQIPLPKVDEMEEIAGHGLSGNVEGKTILAGNVKLLEKYGIPFPDDVRQEVDTIVVTAVNDQYTGYITIADEVREDAREAVAAMHSLKLRTVMLSGDKQRVVDKVAKETGIQEAYGDLLPDGKVKKVTTLKANGAKIAFAGDGVNDAPVVALADVGIAMGGLGSDATIETADVVIQNDMPSRIVTAIRCGKITRNIVWQNIILAMSVKIAVLVLGASGVATLWEAVIADVGVALLSIINAVRIQRTNMDD; from the coding sequence ATGAATAATAAGACCTCCGCAAACAATATTGAAACGCACCACGAACATCGGATAATAGCTAATAATCGTACTCATGATCACGATGAGGACGGGCATGACGGGCATGATCACGGAGCTGCTGGCGGCAGTAGCTCCATCCGGGAACACATTGACCTGATAGCCGCGCTGGCTATCCTTGTTGTTGTACTGATACTCGAATATGGCTTTAACATCACCTTTTCCCAGCCTGTTTCCTTAACCATCAATCTGGCGGCTTATCTGCTGTCGGGGTGGAAAGTACTCCGAATGGCATGGAGGAAGGCTACACGAGGGGATGTGTTTAATGAATTTGTATTAATGAGCGTTGCGACAATAGGTGCTTTTATCATAAAAGAATATCCTGAGGGTGTTGCCGTAATGGTATTCTACAGTATTGGTGAATGGTTCCAGGACGCAGCTGTTAACAGGGCAAAAGCCAATATCAAAAAGATGCTGGATATTCGTCCGGAAGAAGTAACTGTTATAAGAGAGGGTAAGGCCGAAATGATACATCCGTCAGCAATAGCTATAAATGAAAAAATACAGGTTAAACCGGGAGAAAAGGTAGCACTGGACGGGCTGCTATTATCTGATAGCGCCTCCTTTAATACAGCAGCATTAACGGGCGAAAGTAAACCGGATACAAAGTACAAGGGAGACCCTGTATTAGCGGGTATGGTCAACCTGAACACCGTGGTGGAAATAACAGTGACCACTTTGTTCAGGGATAGTAAGCTAAGCCAGATACTGGACATGGTCCGGGATGCAACTGCGCGTAAGTCCGAGACGCAGTTATTCATATCCCGGTTTGCGAAGATATATACACCTATAGTATTCTTTCTTGCGCTTGCCGTTGCTGTATTGCCTGTATTTTTTGTAGAAAGTTATGTCTTTCAGACATGGTTCTACCGCGCACTTGTTTTTCTTGTCATTAGCTGTCCATGTGGTCTTGTCGTATCTATTCCCCTGGGATACTTTGGCGGAATTGGTCTGGCGGCGCGGAACGGTATACTGCTTAAAGGAGGTAATTTCCTGGACGCGCTGACGAAGGTGGATACCATTGTGATGGATAAAACAGGGACATTGACGAAAGGCGTCTTCAAAGTCCGGAAAGTAGTTGCGGCAGGTATGAGCGAAACCGAGTTGGTGAAGTTAATAGCAGCACTGGAAAGCGCTTCCACTCATCCTATTGCACGCGCCATCGTGGAATATGCCGGCGATCAGATACCACTACCCAAAGTTGATGAGATGGAAGAAATAGCGGGACATGGATTGAGCGGCAATGTAGAAGGCAAAACAATACTGGCAGGAAATGTAAAACTGCTGGAGAAGTATGGCATACCATTCCCTGATGACGTACGCCAAGAGGTGGATACAATCGTTGTAACTGCTGTAAATGATCAATACACAGGTTACATCACTATAGCAGATGAGGTCAGGGAAGACGCAAGGGAAGCGGTAGCAGCCATGCATTCGCTGAAATTGAGAACTGTCATGCTATCGGGTGATAAACAGCGTGTAGTAGATAAAGTGGCCAAAGAGACGGGGATCCAGGAAGCATATGGAGACCTGTTGCCAGATGGTAAGGTAAAAAAAGTAACAACACTAAAAGCGAACGGCGCCAAAATAGCTTTCGCCGGGGACGGCGTTAATGATGCGCCAGTCGTAGCGTTGGCAGATGTTGGTATAGCAATGGGTGGTTTAGGAAGTGATGCGACAATTGAAACGGCAGATGTAGTTATACAGAATGATATGCCATCCAGGATAGTGACTGCTATCAGGTGCGGCAAAATTACCCGCAATATTGTCTGGCAGAACATCATACTGGCGATGTCCGTTAAGATCGCTGTGCTGGTGCTGGGTGCAAGTGGGGTTGCTACTTTATGGGAGGCGGTCATCGCGGATGTAGGCGTCGCGTTACTGTCCATCATTAATGCGGTTCGTATACAACGCACTAACATGGACGATTAA
- a CDS encoding efflux RND transporter periplasmic adaptor subunit yields MRRLLLFLITGAALASCSNSRKEPEALKETEAHENTTIAEITQEQVDAVGIQTDTVQYRDLTNSIKANGMLNVPNQNKAIVTSVIDGVIKTLHVLPGDYVKQGQVIATLTNPSLAKTQQQLQATLAQIKLTATELHRQEELVQGNAAPMKNLQRVQTELTTLTSSRNALQQELAAMGVSVNAVANGKINTTVAITAPISGTISSVSAQIGSQVNASMPIAQIVNNSELHLDLFVYEKDLPLLKTKQSISFTLTNNPGQRYDAEIFSIGTAFENNTKTIPVHAVVKGEKSGLIEGMNVTGIINTGTLFLPAVPTEAIVSHAGQDYVFILQKKVSTRADKSGGDGTVYFFEKWAVAKGITDMGYTAITPVEPIPAGALLVTKGTFFVLAKLTNKGEEE; encoded by the coding sequence ATGCGAAGACTACTTCTTTTTTTAATAACAGGTGCAGCACTGGCTTCATGCAGCAACAGCAGGAAGGAGCCGGAAGCCCTAAAGGAGACCGAAGCTCACGAGAATACAACAATTGCTGAAATAACACAGGAGCAGGTAGACGCTGTAGGCATTCAAACGGATACCGTACAGTACAGGGACCTGACCAATTCGATTAAAGCGAATGGTATGCTGAACGTTCCTAACCAGAATAAGGCAATTGTCACTTCAGTTATCGATGGCGTCATCAAAACATTACACGTATTACCTGGTGATTATGTCAAACAGGGACAGGTAATAGCGACATTGACGAATCCGTCACTGGCGAAGACACAGCAACAGCTACAGGCGACGCTGGCACAGATCAAACTGACAGCAACAGAGCTGCACAGGCAGGAAGAACTGGTACAGGGGAACGCGGCGCCCATGAAAAATCTTCAGCGTGTACAGACGGAACTAACCACCTTAACGTCCAGCCGCAATGCCTTGCAGCAGGAGTTAGCAGCCATGGGTGTTTCGGTGAATGCTGTTGCTAATGGCAAGATTAATACGACTGTTGCCATCACCGCTCCTATCAGTGGGACCATCAGTTCCGTATCAGCACAAATAGGTTCGCAGGTCAATGCATCAATGCCCATTGCACAGATCGTCAATAATTCCGAACTACATCTGGACTTGTTTGTGTACGAAAAAGATCTCCCATTACTTAAGACCAAACAGAGCATTAGCTTTACACTTACCAATAATCCTGGTCAAAGGTATGACGCGGAGATCTTTTCCATTGGTACGGCATTTGAAAACAATACCAAGACCATTCCAGTACATGCTGTTGTAAAAGGAGAAAAAAGCGGATTGATAGAGGGTATGAATGTAACAGGGATCATTAACACAGGTACATTATTCCTGCCTGCTGTGCCTACAGAGGCGATCGTCAGTCATGCAGGTCAGGATTACGTATTTATCCTGCAAAAGAAAGTATCTACCCGGGCGGACAAATCTGGAGGAGACGGTACGGTATATTTCTTTGAAAAATGGGCTGTCGCCAAAGGTATAACGGACATGGGATATACTGCGATCACACCGGTTGAACCAATTCCTGCGGGCGCGTTACTGGTTACCAAAGGAACCTTTTTTGTATTAGCTAAACTCACCAATAAAGGTGAAGAGGAATAA
- a CDS encoding CusA/CzcA family heavy metal efflux RND transporter, producing MLDRIIQFSIKNKLVIGFFTVALIFWGVWSALQLPIDAVPDITNNQVQIITNAPTLATQEVEQFVSYPVEQSIANLPDLAEIRSISRFGLSVVTAVFDDDVDVYFARQLINERLLAVRDHIPAGVDMPELAPVSTGLGQIYEYVLHPAKGSEHKYNATDLRTMQDWIVARQLYGTPGVAEVSSFGGLLKQYEVAVDPNRLKAMNVSIADIFSALQKNNENTGGAYIDKKPNAYFIRGIGLVNSLDDIRQIAVKNTGSVPVYVKDVADVRFGSAVRYGAMTRNGEGEVVGGIIMMLKGANSADVVKKVKARLEQIKRSLPADVTIEPYLDRTTLVNRAISTVERNLIEGALIVILVLVLFLGNFRAGIIVASAIPLSMLFALALMNIFGVSANLLSLGAIDFGLIVDGSVIIVEATLHHLAMRNNKGKLTQEEMDEEVFVSASRIRNSAAFGEIIILVVYVPILTLVGIEGKMFRPMAQTVGFAIIGALILSLTYIPMMSALMLPKQMRHKVTFADRMMHFFQRVYSPALEWAIRLKYVVVGGAVVLTAVTVLLFSRMGGEFIPQLQEGDFAFHCILPAGSSLQQSIETSMQASRLIKTFPEVKEVIGKTGSAEIPTDPMPPEATDLIVTLKNKDEWTSTDDYNELASMIEHKLEAIPGVFFEANQPIQMRFNELMTGIRQDVAIKLFGENIDTLAALAPGIAKIIESVKGSTSPQIEQTTGLPQITVEYDRSRIANYDLNIADINKIVSAAFAGEVAGSVFENERKFDLVVRLDTVNRQSIDDVANLFVPLPNGSQILLSQVAKVSFKDGPAQISREDAKRRLVIGFNVSGRDVATVVKEIQEKLATYKLPTGYYLTYGGTFENLQKASARLQIAVPAALLLIFMLLYFTFHSFKQASLIFTAIPLSAIGGVAALLLRGMPFSISAGVGFIALFGVAVLNGIVLVATFNSLEKEGVTDPLERIRRGTMERLRPVLMTATVASLGFLPMAISTGAGAEVQKPLATVVIGGLITATLLTLIVLPLLYLLFNKPAKMSIAGMTKTLLLLICLGAATATRAQQGAPASRITFQQAYEKALQHNLQVKGAELQLQKSEALGRTGFTIPNTGIFAENEDLRPSDSRGILKIGVSQTLDWPGLYKARREVFNEQRRSFEYNKQAKVLDLRRELSSAYYSLWYLQSRERLWIKLDSIYSTLSAASVLRARTGESAGLDSIAGIAKARETTVQLQLIAKDIEAQQETLKKLMNTDSPFMPENKHLEKMTVADTANNYEMHPLLSLQAQNIAISAAELRVTKRSRMPDFQGRFFTQRLYGMSNPYSGFSVSVGIPLLGRGAYRHSVKASELEMAYQQSLLSYQQLAIGTSYRQLLKEVSKNGELLRYYESTGLQQADAIIKAAGLSYRAGEISFAELSQFLTQAIDIQRNYLDVLNQYNQSVIQFNYYTNR from the coding sequence ATGTTAGACAGGATCATTCAGTTTAGTATAAAAAACAAACTGGTGATTGGTTTCTTCACGGTAGCACTGATCTTCTGGGGCGTATGGAGTGCGCTTCAGTTGCCCATTGATGCTGTGCCCGATATTACCAATAACCAGGTACAAATCATCACCAATGCCCCTACCCTTGCGACGCAGGAAGTTGAACAGTTCGTTTCCTATCCGGTGGAGCAAAGTATTGCCAATCTCCCTGATCTGGCCGAAATACGTTCTATATCGCGTTTTGGCCTTTCCGTAGTGACAGCTGTATTTGATGATGATGTAGACGTCTATTTCGCGAGACAGCTCATTAATGAACGCTTACTGGCTGTAAGGGATCACATCCCGGCAGGTGTAGATATGCCTGAACTGGCGCCTGTGAGTACAGGATTGGGCCAGATCTATGAATATGTGCTCCATCCGGCGAAAGGAAGTGAGCATAAATATAATGCCACCGATCTGCGGACTATGCAGGACTGGATCGTCGCCAGACAATTATACGGAACACCCGGAGTGGCAGAAGTAAGCAGCTTCGGAGGTTTGCTGAAGCAATATGAAGTTGCAGTCGATCCTAATCGTCTGAAAGCTATGAATGTCAGCATCGCTGATATCTTCAGTGCATTACAGAAAAACAATGAGAATACCGGTGGTGCCTACATTGATAAAAAGCCCAATGCATATTTCATCAGGGGAATTGGTCTGGTCAACTCTCTGGATGATATCAGACAGATCGCTGTTAAGAACACCGGAAGCGTACCAGTATATGTTAAAGACGTAGCAGATGTCCGTTTTGGCAGTGCTGTACGTTATGGGGCCATGACCCGTAATGGTGAAGGAGAAGTTGTCGGTGGTATTATCATGATGCTTAAAGGTGCCAATAGTGCTGATGTTGTAAAGAAAGTAAAAGCCCGCCTGGAACAGATCAAACGATCGCTGCCAGCCGACGTTACCATTGAACCATACCTTGACAGGACCACCCTGGTGAACCGGGCTATCAGCACTGTAGAAAGAAACCTTATTGAAGGTGCACTGATAGTTATCCTTGTACTTGTATTGTTCCTGGGTAATTTCAGAGCGGGTATAATTGTGGCCTCCGCCATACCGCTCTCCATGCTGTTCGCACTTGCATTAATGAACATCTTCGGCGTATCCGCTAACCTGTTAAGTCTGGGTGCAATTGACTTCGGGCTTATTGTAGATGGCTCTGTTATCATTGTCGAAGCCACATTGCATCATCTCGCTATGCGAAACAATAAAGGAAAACTGACGCAGGAGGAAATGGACGAAGAAGTGTTTGTTTCCGCCTCCAGGATCCGTAATAGTGCAGCATTCGGAGAAATCATCATCCTTGTGGTATACGTTCCGATACTGACACTTGTGGGTATAGAAGGAAAAATGTTCAGGCCAATGGCACAGACAGTAGGATTTGCGATCATCGGTGCATTAATATTATCCCTCACCTACATCCCGATGATGTCCGCATTGATGCTGCCTAAACAGATGCGTCACAAGGTTACGTTTGCAGACAGGATGATGCATTTCTTCCAGCGAGTATATAGTCCGGCATTAGAATGGGCTATCAGATTAAAATATGTGGTAGTAGGAGGCGCGGTCGTACTAACCGCTGTTACCGTGCTGCTCTTTAGTCGTATGGGAGGTGAATTTATCCCCCAGTTGCAGGAAGGCGATTTTGCATTCCATTGTATCCTTCCGGCCGGTTCATCCTTACAGCAGAGCATAGAGACATCTATGCAGGCTTCCCGCCTCATTAAAACATTTCCGGAGGTAAAAGAGGTAATTGGAAAAACAGGGAGTGCAGAAATACCGACCGACCCTATGCCACCTGAAGCAACGGATCTGATCGTGACACTAAAAAATAAAGATGAGTGGACAAGTACTGACGATTACAATGAGCTGGCCAGTATGATTGAGCATAAACTGGAAGCAATACCCGGTGTATTCTTTGAAGCCAATCAGCCGATACAAATGCGTTTTAACGAACTAATGACGGGTATCAGACAAGACGTCGCCATCAAGCTCTTTGGAGAGAATATTGACACACTCGCTGCGTTAGCGCCCGGGATCGCGAAAATTATCGAATCGGTGAAAGGGTCCACTTCTCCTCAAATTGAACAAACAACCGGTCTGCCACAAATCACAGTTGAGTATGACAGGAGCCGGATCGCCAACTATGATCTTAATATTGCTGATATCAACAAAATTGTCAGTGCCGCATTCGCGGGAGAAGTGGCCGGATCAGTATTTGAAAATGAGCGTAAGTTTGATCTGGTGGTAAGATTGGATACAGTCAACAGACAGTCTATTGACGACGTGGCCAATTTATTTGTTCCATTGCCTAATGGCAGCCAGATACTCCTCAGTCAGGTAGCAAAAGTGAGCTTCAAAGACGGTCCGGCGCAAATAAGCAGAGAAGATGCAAAACGAAGGCTGGTGATCGGATTTAATGTAAGCGGCCGGGATGTAGCAACAGTAGTGAAGGAGATCCAGGAAAAACTGGCTACCTATAAGCTGCCTACAGGATATTATCTCACCTATGGCGGAACATTTGAAAATCTGCAAAAAGCATCCGCGAGATTACAGATCGCTGTTCCCGCGGCACTGTTGCTGATCTTTATGCTACTTTATTTCACCTTCCATTCCTTTAAACAGGCATCGCTTATTTTCACAGCGATCCCCCTGTCAGCAATAGGTGGAGTCGCTGCGCTTCTACTAAGAGGTATGCCATTCTCTATCTCTGCTGGTGTCGGCTTTATTGCGCTGTTTGGTGTTGCGGTACTGAATGGCATCGTATTAGTTGCAACATTCAATAGCCTGGAAAAAGAGGGCGTTACTGATCCACTTGAAAGGATACGGCGAGGTACGATGGAGCGACTGCGCCCCGTACTGATGACGGCCACAGTTGCCTCACTTGGATTTCTCCCGATGGCTATCTCCACCGGCGCCGGAGCGGAAGTACAAAAGCCATTGGCCACAGTTGTTATCGGGGGACTCATTACGGCGACCCTACTCACACTGATCGTATTGCCACTATTATATCTCCTCTTTAACAAACCAGCAAAGATGAGTATAGCTGGAATGACAAAAACACTGCTCCTGTTAATATGCCTGGGTGCTGCAACTGCCACTCGTGCACAGCAGGGCGCTCCTGCGTCACGCATCACATTTCAGCAGGCATATGAGAAGGCATTGCAGCACAACCTGCAGGTAAAAGGGGCTGAACTGCAGTTACAAAAAAGTGAGGCGCTTGGCAGAACGGGATTCACCATTCCTAATACCGGCATATTTGCGGAGAACGAAGATCTGAGACCCAGTGACAGCAGGGGAATATTAAAGATCGGTGTGTCGCAGACACTCGACTGGCCGGGCCTCTATAAGGCCAGAAGAGAGGTATTCAATGAACAACGCAGATCATTTGAATATAACAAACAAGCGAAGGTACTTGATTTAAGAAGAGAGCTGTCCAGTGCTTATTACTCACTTTGGTACCTGCAAAGTCGCGAACGGTTATGGATAAAGCTGGATAGTATATATTCCACGCTCTCCGCAGCATCGGTACTGAGAGCCCGCACCGGAGAATCGGCCGGTCTGGATAGTATTGCAGGCATTGCCAAGGCAAGAGAGACTACTGTGCAACTTCAGCTGATCGCGAAAGACATAGAAGCGCAACAGGAAACATTGAAAAAACTGATGAATACCGACAGTCCTTTTATGCCAGAGAACAAGCATCTGGAGAAAATGACGGTCGCTGATACTGCCAACAACTACGAAATGCATCCGCTACTATCGTTGCAGGCGCAGAACATTGCTATTTCTGCGGCTGAACTGCGGGTCACAAAACGCTCCCGTATGCCTGACTTTCAGGGACGTTTCTTTACACAACGGCTATACGGAATGAGCAATCCCTATTCAGGTTTCTCCGTCAGCGTGGGTATTCCCCTGTTGGGCAGGGGGGCTTATCGTCATTCGGTGAAAGCATCCGAACTCGAAATGGCGTACCAGCAGTCTTTATTGTCATACCAGCAACTGGCGATTGGCACATCGTACCGACAGCTATTAAAAGAAGTCAGCAAAAACGGAGAATTGCTACGTTACTACGAGTCCACCGGATTACAACAGGCGGACGCCATTATTAAGGCGGCGGGACTAAGCTACAGAGCCGGTGAGATCAGCTTTGCCGAGTTATCCCAATTCCTTACCCAGGCAATCGATATTCAACGTAATTATCTGGACGTACTCAACCAATACAATCAGTCCGTTATCCAGTTCAACTACTATACTAACAGGTAA
- a CDS encoding TonB-dependent receptor has translation MKKLYSATALLFFTQLCMGQYALKAIVKDADTKERLPGATAVRLHTTKVAQSDNNGFVTINDIPCGEQVIAFRFLGYQQRTDTILFPQASDTLEILLEKEGEELEEVVISSTRSNRSITDIPTRVEFIAGEELEEKGNMKPGDIRMMLNESTGIQTQQVSATSANASIRIQGLDGRYTQLLKDGFPLYAGFSGGLGLLQTPPLDLKQVEVIKGSASTLYGGGAIAGLVNLISKSPAEEKELRFLINGTSAGGLDLNGFYGQRFDKVGVTVFASRNSNKPYDPSNTGFTAIPQFERYVLNPKLFIYAGPRTTLNFGVNAAIEDRTGGDIQYIKGKGDSTHSYFEKNKTQRFSTQLSFDHAFDESSRLRIKNSVNYFNRKLSIPDYVFDGRQISSYTEATYSKQFEKTDWIVGFNAYTDNFSEQPDDTIAKRNYDQHTVGLFVQNVWKVSALFQLETGLRGDYVNDYGVALLPRIAALLKFSSKFSSRIGGGLGYKTPTIFTEETERIQYRALLPVNSESNKLERSYGANFDVNYRTSLFEDRVGLGINQLFFYTRINDPLLLTGSAGNPYRLSNVKGYIDTKGWETNVKVSYGDFKLFLGYTFTDARLNNDGIKMQQPLTARHRLNNVLMYEVEEKWKIGLEAYYYSKQQLSDGTTGKSYWICGFMAEKLWEHFSLFVNFENFLDTRQTRFDSIYNGTVTRPVFREIYSPLDGFVVNGGLKLNL, from the coding sequence ATGAAGAAATTATACAGTGCCACGGCGCTGCTGTTTTTTACACAGCTGTGCATGGGGCAATATGCACTAAAGGCCATTGTAAAAGACGCTGATACAAAAGAGCGTTTACCCGGGGCGACCGCTGTTCGGTTGCATACTACAAAAGTGGCTCAGTCTGACAATAACGGCTTTGTAACGATTAATGATATTCCTTGTGGTGAACAGGTGATTGCATTCCGCTTTCTCGGATATCAACAAAGAACGGACACCATTTTGTTCCCGCAGGCGTCCGATACACTGGAAATATTACTGGAGAAGGAAGGTGAAGAACTAGAGGAAGTAGTGATCTCATCTACCCGTAGTAACCGTAGTATAACAGATATTCCAACACGGGTTGAATTCATTGCGGGCGAGGAGCTGGAGGAAAAGGGAAATATGAAACCGGGAGATATCAGAATGATGCTCAATGAGAGTACCGGTATTCAGACGCAGCAGGTATCAGCCACCTCAGCTAACGCCAGTATTCGCATACAAGGCCTGGACGGCCGGTACACACAACTATTGAAAGACGGATTCCCACTTTACGCAGGTTTTTCCGGCGGACTTGGATTACTGCAAACTCCTCCGTTAGATCTGAAGCAGGTGGAAGTGATCAAAGGGTCGGCTTCTACCTTATATGGCGGAGGTGCTATAGCAGGATTGGTGAATTTAATCTCGAAATCGCCCGCTGAAGAAAAGGAACTGCGCTTTTTGATAAATGGTACTTCCGCAGGAGGACTGGATCTTAACGGCTTTTACGGACAACGGTTTGACAAGGTAGGTGTTACTGTTTTCGCTTCCCGTAACAGTAACAAACCATACGATCCTTCTAATACCGGATTTACAGCCATTCCGCAATTTGAACGGTATGTGCTTAATCCAAAGTTGTTTATCTATGCTGGTCCCCGTACGACGCTGAACTTCGGCGTGAATGCAGCTATCGAAGATCGTACCGGTGGCGATATTCAGTACATTAAAGGTAAAGGAGACAGCACACATAGTTATTTTGAGAAGAATAAAACACAGCGTTTCTCTACGCAGCTCTCTTTTGACCACGCGTTTGATGAGAGCAGCAGGCTGCGGATAAAGAACTCGGTAAACTATTTTAACCGCAAATTGTCTATACCAGACTATGTATTTGACGGAAGACAGATATCTTCTTATACGGAGGCAACCTACAGTAAGCAGTTTGAAAAGACAGACTGGATAGTAGGGTTCAATGCATACACCGATAACTTTAGCGAGCAGCCGGATGATACTATTGCAAAGCGTAACTACGATCAGCATACGGTAGGATTATTCGTGCAGAATGTATGGAAGGTAAGTGCACTGTTTCAGCTTGAAACCGGGCTTCGTGGCGATTATGTCAATGATTATGGAGTTGCATTATTGCCCCGGATTGCTGCTTTATTGAAGTTTTCTTCAAAATTTTCTTCCAGAATAGGCGGCGGTTTGGGATATAAAACACCTACCATATTCACAGAAGAGACCGAAAGAATACAGTACAGAGCCTTATTGCCTGTTAACAGTGAGAGCAACAAACTGGAACGATCCTATGGAGCCAATTTTGACGTAAACTACCGCACCTCCCTGTTTGAAGATAGAGTAGGTTTGGGCATCAATCAGCTGTTTTTCTATACACGTATTAATGATCCGCTACTACTCACAGGGTCAGCCGGGAACCCATATCGCCTGTCTAACGTGAAGGGTTATATAGATACAAAGGGATGGGAGACAAATGTTAAGGTAAGCTATGGCGACTTTAAGCTATTTTTAGGATATACCTTCACAGACGCCCGGTTAAATAACGATGGAATAAAAATGCAGCAGCCATTGACCGCCAGACATAGGCTCAATAACGTACTGATGTATGAGGTCGAGGAAAAATGGAAGATCGGACTGGAGGCATATTATTACAGCAAACAGCAGCTAAGTGACGGTACAACAGGTAAGTCATACTGGATATGTGGCTTTATGGCGGAAAAACTGTGGGAACATTTTTCATTGTTTGTCAATTTCGAGAACTTCCTCGATACCCGGCAAACCAGATTTGATAGCATTTACAATGGGACAGTCACCCGGCCGGTATTCCGGGAGATCTATTCACCACTGGATGGTTTTGTTGTAAATGGTGGTCTGAAACTGAATTTGTAG
- a CDS encoding bestrophin family protein produces the protein MLLNKSISITYFINLIKWDLAAIAAYAIVAGSLDHYGMLKNFSIPLAISALIGTMLSLLLAFRTSQSYERWWEARVIWGAIVNDSRTLIRQVRLFMPQQEASAIVATFAHRQIIWCYVLSESLRGTPSSEKVKAHLSMYMTESTNWPNFLMNKHAEVLADATAQFNLDPNRQVQIDATLARLCDSMGKCERIKKTVFPKSYSLLIHFLIYVLMTILPFGLEDRLKWMEIVIVFLVPMLFIAIEQTAIIMQDPFENKPTDTPMTTICQTIETNLLEIIGEPAPVFVKNEDSYYIM, from the coding sequence ATGTTGCTCAATAAAAGCATCTCAATAACATATTTTATCAATCTCATAAAATGGGATCTTGCAGCTATCGCGGCATATGCCATCGTCGCCGGATCTTTAGATCATTATGGGATGTTGAAAAATTTCTCCATTCCACTTGCCATATCAGCGCTGATAGGAACGATGTTGTCATTACTGCTCGCATTTAGAACATCTCAGTCTTATGAACGCTGGTGGGAGGCGAGGGTTATCTGGGGGGCTATTGTCAACGACAGCCGCACACTAATCAGACAAGTCAGACTCTTCATGCCTCAGCAGGAAGCATCAGCGATTGTTGCAACATTTGCTCACCGCCAGATTATATGGTGCTATGTACTGTCAGAGTCTTTAAGAGGCACGCCTTCTTCGGAAAAAGTCAAGGCACATCTGTCAATGTACATGACAGAGAGCACAAACTGGCCGAATTTCCTCATGAACAAACATGCGGAGGTACTGGCCGATGCTACTGCGCAATTCAATCTTGATCCCAACAGACAGGTTCAGATAGACGCTACGTTAGCCAGATTATGTGACTCGATGGGTAAATGCGAAAGAATAAAGAAAACGGTATTCCCGAAATCGTATAGCTTACTGATCCATTTTCTGATCTATGTATTGATGACCATACTGCCCTTTGGGCTAGAGGATAGGTTAAAATGGATGGAAATAGTGATCGTATTTCTGGTGCCAATGCTGTTTATCGCTATTGAACAAACGGCAATTATCATGCAGGACCCTTTTGAGAATAAGCCAACGGACACACCTATGACCACCATCTGTCAGACAATCGAAACCAATTTACTTGAGATCATTGGCGAACCAGCTCCTGTTTTCGTAAAAAATGAAGACAGCTATTATATTATGTAG